ACGGTCCCGGCCGGTGCGAAGCTCGCCGTGCTGCAAGCCGGCGCTGCCGGTGCCGTCGCAGCGCCGTCGCAGGATGCGTCCTCCTCGCCGAAATCGTCGGCACCGGGCAACGATGCCCCGGCCGGCACGCAGTCCAAATCCGTCGAGGATGCGCCTGCTGCCAAGAAGGCGATGGCCGAGGCTGGCCTGTCGCGCGATCAGGTGCAGGGTTCGGGCCGCGATGGCCGCGTGATGAAGGAAGACGTGCTGAAGGCGATGAACGCGCCCAAGGCGGCCCCGGCCGCCGCATCGGCGCCGCGCGCCGCGGTTCCGGCCGACGATGCCAGCCGCGAAGAGCGGGTGAAGATGACGCGTCTGCGTCAGACCATCGCCCGCCGCCTGAAGGAAGCGCAGAACACCGCCGCGATGCTGACCACCTATAACGAGGTGGATATGTCGGCGATCATGGCGCTGCGCTCCGAATACAAGGACGTGTTCGAGAAGAAGCACAAGACCAAGCTCGGCTTCATGTCCTTCTTCGTGAAGGCCTGCTGCCACGCGCTGAAGGAAGTGCCGGACGTCAACGCCGAGATCGACGGCACCGATGTCATCTACAAGAACTACGTCCATATGGGCGTGGCCGTGGGCACGCCGTCGGGCCTCGTGGTGCCGGTGGTGCGCGACGCCGACCGGATGAGCTTTGCCGAGATCGAGAAGAAGATCGCCGAACTGGGCGCGCGCGGCCGTGACGGCAAGCTGTCCATGGCCGAGATGCAGGGCGGTTCGTTCACCATCTCGAACGGCGGCGTCTATGGCTCGCTGATGTCCTCGCCGATCCTGAACCCGCCGCAATCGGGTATCCTCGGGATGCACAAGATCCAGGAACGGCCGATGGTCGTGAACGGCCAGATC
This DNA window, taken from Falsirhodobacter algicola, encodes the following:
- the odhB gene encoding 2-oxoglutarate dehydrogenase complex dihydrolipoyllysine-residue succinyltransferase encodes the protein MATEVRVPTLGESVSEATVATWFKKVGDAVAQDEMLCELETDKVTVEVPAPAAGTLTEIVAAEGETVGVDALLAQIGEGAGKPAEPAAEKAPAKTEDTGAAAGSNEAKMVDVMVPALGESVSEATVATWFKKPGDTVAQDEMLCELETDKVSVEVPSPAAGVLGEIIAKEGDTVPAGAKLAVLQAGAAGAVAAPSQDASSSPKSSAPGNDAPAGTQSKSVEDAPAAKKAMAEAGLSRDQVQGSGRDGRVMKEDVLKAMNAPKAAPAAASAPRAAVPADDASREERVKMTRLRQTIARRLKEAQNTAAMLTTYNEVDMSAIMALRSEYKDVFEKKHKTKLGFMSFFVKACCHALKEVPDVNAEIDGTDVIYKNYVHMGVAVGTPSGLVVPVVRDADRMSFAEIEKKIAELGARGRDGKLSMAEMQGGSFTISNGGVYGSLMSSPILNPPQSGILGMHKIQERPMVVNGQIVIRPMMYLALSYDHRIVDGKGAVTFLVRVKEALEDPRRLLMDL